A single Meles meles chromosome 20, mMelMel3.1 paternal haplotype, whole genome shotgun sequence DNA region contains:
- the ZNF358 gene encoding zinc finger protein 358 isoform X3 yields the protein MRRSVLVRNPGHRGPRPTYEELDSDSEDLDPNPEELDAVCEDPEPDSEDLNTVSEDADPSYEDLGPVSEDLDPDAEAPSSISAAARDSDPQDLHPMASSFDLDPDVIGPVPLVLDPNDDTLSPTESPDVDPLASSLTATPEALAPSPAVLPAPASPPRPFSCPDCGRAFRRSSGLSQHRRTHSGEKPYRCPDCGKSFSHGATLAQHRGIHTGARPYQCAACGKAFGWRSTLLKHRSSHSGEKPHHCPVCGKAFGHGSLLAQHLRTHGGPRPHKCPVCAKGFGQGSALLKHLRTHTGERPYPCPQCGKAFGQSSALLQHQRTHTAERPYRCPHCGKAFGQSSNLQHHLRIHTGERPYACPHCSKAFGQSSALLQHLHVHSGERPYRCQLCGKAFGQASSLTKHKRVHEGAAAAAAAAAAAAGLGLSPASMLRPGQVSLLGPDAVSVLGSGLGLSPGPSSGLGSEPSSVLGSLPNPGPKALSGSECTPTPDSVKSSDPKPGPNTNPDLVASPEHGSGPSSDQDPAPSPEPNPESHPDPCSPTHDTVSPALPTGESPEWAQEQGALLGPDG from the coding sequence ATGCGGCGCTCAGTCCTGGTCAGGAACCCGGGCCACAGAGGCCCAAGGCCCACTTATGAAGAGCTTGACTCCGACTCAGAGGACCTGGACCCCAACCCCGAAGAGCTGGATGCAGTCTGTGAAGACCCAGAGCCTGACTCAGAAGACCTCAACACTGTCTCCGAAGATGCGGATCCCAGCTACGAAGATCTGGGGCCGGTCTCTGAGGATCTGGACCCCGACGCCGAAGCTCCGAGCTCCATCTCAGCCGCCGCCCGGGACTCGGATCCCCAAGATCTCCACCCCATGGCTTCAAGTTTCGACCTGGATCCAGATGTCATCGGCCCTGTCCCCCTGGTTCTTGACCCTAATGACGACACCCTCAGCCCCACCGAATCCCCAGACGTGGACCCCCTCGCATCCAGCCTCACTGCCACTCCCGAggccctggcccccagccccgcgGTGCTCCCTGCACCTGCCAGCCCTCCCCGGCCCTTCTCGTGCCCCGACTGCGGGCGAGCCTTCCGCCGCAGCTCGGGGCTGAGCCAGCACCGCCGTACCCACAGCGGCGAGAAGCCCTACCGCTGCCCCGACTGCGGCAAGTCGTTCAGCCACGGCGCCACGCTGGCCCAGCACCGCGGCATCCACACGGGCGCGCGGCCCTACCAGTGCGCCGCCTGCGGCAAGGCCTTCGGCTGGCGCTCGACGCTGCTGAAGCACCGCAGCAGCCACAGTGGCGAGAAGCCGCACCACTGCCCGGTGTGCGGCAAGGCGTTCGGGCACGGCTCGCTGCTGGCGCAGCACCTGCGCACGCACGGCGGGCCGCGGCCGCACAAGTGCCCCGTGTGCGCCAAGGGCTTCGGGCAGGGCTCGGCGCTGCTGAAGCACCTGCGCACGCACACCGGCGAGCGGCCCTACCCGTGCCCGCAGTGCGGCAAGGCCTTCGGCCAGAGCTCGGCGCTGCTGCAGCACCAGCGCACGCACACGGCCGAGCGCCCTTACCGCTGTCCCCACTGCGGCAAGGCCTTCGGCCAGAGCTCCAACCTGCAGCACCACCTGCGTATCCACACGGGCGAGCGGCCCTACGCCTGTCCCCACTGCTCCAAGGCCTTCGGCCAGAGCTCCGCGCTGCTGCAGCACCTGCACGTGCACTCCGGGGAGCGCCCCTACCGCTGCCAGCTCTGCGGCAAGGCCTTTGGCCAAGCGTCCAGCCTCACCAAGCACAAGCGGGTGCACGagggcgccgccgccgccgctgccgcagccgctgccgccgccggcCTTGGCCTCAGTCCTGCCTCCATGTTGAGGCCAGGGCAGGTCTCCCTCCTGGGTCCTGATGCTGTCTCTGTTCTTGGCTCTGGCCTGGGCCTCAGCCCTGGCCCCAGCTCTGGCCTGGGCTCTGAACCTAGCTCCGTGCTGGGCTCCCTTCCTAATCCTGGCCCCAAAGCTCTCTCTGGCTCCGAATGTACCCCCACCCCTGATTCGGTCAAATCTTCTGACCCTAAGCCTGGTCCCAACACCAATCCTGACCTCGTGGCCAGCCCTGAGCACGGATCTGGTCCCAGCTCTGACCAGGATCCCGCCCCCAGCCCGGAGCCCAACCCTGAATCTCACCCTGATCCCTGCTCTCCCACCCACGACACTGTCAGTCCGGCCCTCCCTACTGGCGAGAGTCCCGAGTGGGCGCAGGAGCAAGGGGCTCTGCTGGGGCCGGATGGCTGA
- the ZNF358 gene encoding zinc finger protein 358 isoform X1, translating into MATAAAGAGELQVPAAPAAALGRPLSLPGSAWRGRWAEGAAGGAGGRGASCGPRGRGGPGRGEGRRDPSFPREEEPKMERGAEPWSWALDTSGAGSHDFHPDPAPEAASTSTPGMRRSVLVRNPGHRGPRPTYEELDSDSEDLDPNPEELDAVCEDPEPDSEDLNTVSEDADPSYEDLGPVSEDLDPDAEAPSSISAAARDSDPQDLHPMASSFDLDPDVIGPVPLVLDPNDDTLSPTESPDVDPLASSLTATPEALAPSPAVLPAPASPPRPFSCPDCGRAFRRSSGLSQHRRTHSGEKPYRCPDCGKSFSHGATLAQHRGIHTGARPYQCAACGKAFGWRSTLLKHRSSHSGEKPHHCPVCGKAFGHGSLLAQHLRTHGGPRPHKCPVCAKGFGQGSALLKHLRTHTGERPYPCPQCGKAFGQSSALLQHQRTHTAERPYRCPHCGKAFGQSSNLQHHLRIHTGERPYACPHCSKAFGQSSALLQHLHVHSGERPYRCQLCGKAFGQASSLTKHKRVHEGAAAAAAAAAAAAGLGLSPASMLRPGQVSLLGPDAVSVLGSGLGLSPGPSSGLGSEPSSVLGSLPNPGPKALSGSECTPTPDSVKSSDPKPGPNTNPDLVASPEHGSGPSSDQDPAPSPEPNPESHPDPCSPTHDTVSPALPTGESPEWAQEQGALLGPDG; encoded by the exons aTGGCGACGGCCGCGGCGGGCGCGGGCGAACTACAAGTCCCAGCAGCTCCCGCTGCGGCCCTCGGCCGGCCCCTCTCGCTCCCCGGGAGCGCCTGGCGGGGCCGCTGGGCCGAGGGGGCCGCCGGCGGGGCTGGCGGGCGGGGGGCTTCCTgcgggccccgggggcgcggcggGCCGGGCAGGGGCGAGGGGCGCCGG GACCCAAGCTTCCCGCGGGAGGAGGAGCCCAagatggagagaggggcagagccctggagctGGGCACTGGACACCTCTGGTGCCGGGTCCCATGACTTCCATCCAG ATCCTGCCCCGGAAGCAGCCAGCACTTCCACACCAGGGATGCGGCGCTCAGTCCTGGTCAGGAACCCGGGCCACAGAGGCCCAAGGCCCACTTATGAAGAGCTTGACTCCGACTCAGAGGACCTGGACCCCAACCCCGAAGAGCTGGATGCAGTCTGTGAAGACCCAGAGCCTGACTCAGAAGACCTCAACACTGTCTCCGAAGATGCGGATCCCAGCTACGAAGATCTGGGGCCGGTCTCTGAGGATCTGGACCCCGACGCCGAAGCTCCGAGCTCCATCTCAGCCGCCGCCCGGGACTCGGATCCCCAAGATCTCCACCCCATGGCTTCAAGTTTCGACCTGGATCCAGATGTCATCGGCCCTGTCCCCCTGGTTCTTGACCCTAATGACGACACCCTCAGCCCCACCGAATCCCCAGACGTGGACCCCCTCGCATCCAGCCTCACTGCCACTCCCGAggccctggcccccagccccgcgGTGCTCCCTGCACCTGCCAGCCCTCCCCGGCCCTTCTCGTGCCCCGACTGCGGGCGAGCCTTCCGCCGCAGCTCGGGGCTGAGCCAGCACCGCCGTACCCACAGCGGCGAGAAGCCCTACCGCTGCCCCGACTGCGGCAAGTCGTTCAGCCACGGCGCCACGCTGGCCCAGCACCGCGGCATCCACACGGGCGCGCGGCCCTACCAGTGCGCCGCCTGCGGCAAGGCCTTCGGCTGGCGCTCGACGCTGCTGAAGCACCGCAGCAGCCACAGTGGCGAGAAGCCGCACCACTGCCCGGTGTGCGGCAAGGCGTTCGGGCACGGCTCGCTGCTGGCGCAGCACCTGCGCACGCACGGCGGGCCGCGGCCGCACAAGTGCCCCGTGTGCGCCAAGGGCTTCGGGCAGGGCTCGGCGCTGCTGAAGCACCTGCGCACGCACACCGGCGAGCGGCCCTACCCGTGCCCGCAGTGCGGCAAGGCCTTCGGCCAGAGCTCGGCGCTGCTGCAGCACCAGCGCACGCACACGGCCGAGCGCCCTTACCGCTGTCCCCACTGCGGCAAGGCCTTCGGCCAGAGCTCCAACCTGCAGCACCACCTGCGTATCCACACGGGCGAGCGGCCCTACGCCTGTCCCCACTGCTCCAAGGCCTTCGGCCAGAGCTCCGCGCTGCTGCAGCACCTGCACGTGCACTCCGGGGAGCGCCCCTACCGCTGCCAGCTCTGCGGCAAGGCCTTTGGCCAAGCGTCCAGCCTCACCAAGCACAAGCGGGTGCACGagggcgccgccgccgccgctgccgcagccgctgccgccgccggcCTTGGCCTCAGTCCTGCCTCCATGTTGAGGCCAGGGCAGGTCTCCCTCCTGGGTCCTGATGCTGTCTCTGTTCTTGGCTCTGGCCTGGGCCTCAGCCCTGGCCCCAGCTCTGGCCTGGGCTCTGAACCTAGCTCCGTGCTGGGCTCCCTTCCTAATCCTGGCCCCAAAGCTCTCTCTGGCTCCGAATGTACCCCCACCCCTGATTCGGTCAAATCTTCTGACCCTAAGCCTGGTCCCAACACCAATCCTGACCTCGTGGCCAGCCCTGAGCACGGATCTGGTCCCAGCTCTGACCAGGATCCCGCCCCCAGCCCGGAGCCCAACCCTGAATCTCACCCTGATCCCTGCTCTCCCACCCACGACACTGTCAGTCCGGCCCTCCCTACTGGCGAGAGTCCCGAGTGGGCGCAGGAGCAAGGGGCTCTGCTGGGGCCGGATGGCTGA
- the ZNF358 gene encoding zinc finger protein 358 isoform X2 — MERGAEPWSWALDTSGAGSHDFHPDPAPEAASTSTPGMRRSVLVRNPGHRGPRPTYEELDSDSEDLDPNPEELDAVCEDPEPDSEDLNTVSEDADPSYEDLGPVSEDLDPDAEAPSSISAAARDSDPQDLHPMASSFDLDPDVIGPVPLVLDPNDDTLSPTESPDVDPLASSLTATPEALAPSPAVLPAPASPPRPFSCPDCGRAFRRSSGLSQHRRTHSGEKPYRCPDCGKSFSHGATLAQHRGIHTGARPYQCAACGKAFGWRSTLLKHRSSHSGEKPHHCPVCGKAFGHGSLLAQHLRTHGGPRPHKCPVCAKGFGQGSALLKHLRTHTGERPYPCPQCGKAFGQSSALLQHQRTHTAERPYRCPHCGKAFGQSSNLQHHLRIHTGERPYACPHCSKAFGQSSALLQHLHVHSGERPYRCQLCGKAFGQASSLTKHKRVHEGAAAAAAAAAAAAGLGLSPASMLRPGQVSLLGPDAVSVLGSGLGLSPGPSSGLGSEPSSVLGSLPNPGPKALSGSECTPTPDSVKSSDPKPGPNTNPDLVASPEHGSGPSSDQDPAPSPEPNPESHPDPCSPTHDTVSPALPTGESPEWAQEQGALLGPDG, encoded by the exons atggagagaggggcagagccctggagctGGGCACTGGACACCTCTGGTGCCGGGTCCCATGACTTCCATCCAG ATCCTGCCCCGGAAGCAGCCAGCACTTCCACACCAGGGATGCGGCGCTCAGTCCTGGTCAGGAACCCGGGCCACAGAGGCCCAAGGCCCACTTATGAAGAGCTTGACTCCGACTCAGAGGACCTGGACCCCAACCCCGAAGAGCTGGATGCAGTCTGTGAAGACCCAGAGCCTGACTCAGAAGACCTCAACACTGTCTCCGAAGATGCGGATCCCAGCTACGAAGATCTGGGGCCGGTCTCTGAGGATCTGGACCCCGACGCCGAAGCTCCGAGCTCCATCTCAGCCGCCGCCCGGGACTCGGATCCCCAAGATCTCCACCCCATGGCTTCAAGTTTCGACCTGGATCCAGATGTCATCGGCCCTGTCCCCCTGGTTCTTGACCCTAATGACGACACCCTCAGCCCCACCGAATCCCCAGACGTGGACCCCCTCGCATCCAGCCTCACTGCCACTCCCGAggccctggcccccagccccgcgGTGCTCCCTGCACCTGCCAGCCCTCCCCGGCCCTTCTCGTGCCCCGACTGCGGGCGAGCCTTCCGCCGCAGCTCGGGGCTGAGCCAGCACCGCCGTACCCACAGCGGCGAGAAGCCCTACCGCTGCCCCGACTGCGGCAAGTCGTTCAGCCACGGCGCCACGCTGGCCCAGCACCGCGGCATCCACACGGGCGCGCGGCCCTACCAGTGCGCCGCCTGCGGCAAGGCCTTCGGCTGGCGCTCGACGCTGCTGAAGCACCGCAGCAGCCACAGTGGCGAGAAGCCGCACCACTGCCCGGTGTGCGGCAAGGCGTTCGGGCACGGCTCGCTGCTGGCGCAGCACCTGCGCACGCACGGCGGGCCGCGGCCGCACAAGTGCCCCGTGTGCGCCAAGGGCTTCGGGCAGGGCTCGGCGCTGCTGAAGCACCTGCGCACGCACACCGGCGAGCGGCCCTACCCGTGCCCGCAGTGCGGCAAGGCCTTCGGCCAGAGCTCGGCGCTGCTGCAGCACCAGCGCACGCACACGGCCGAGCGCCCTTACCGCTGTCCCCACTGCGGCAAGGCCTTCGGCCAGAGCTCCAACCTGCAGCACCACCTGCGTATCCACACGGGCGAGCGGCCCTACGCCTGTCCCCACTGCTCCAAGGCCTTCGGCCAGAGCTCCGCGCTGCTGCAGCACCTGCACGTGCACTCCGGGGAGCGCCCCTACCGCTGCCAGCTCTGCGGCAAGGCCTTTGGCCAAGCGTCCAGCCTCACCAAGCACAAGCGGGTGCACGagggcgccgccgccgccgctgccgcagccgctgccgccgccggcCTTGGCCTCAGTCCTGCCTCCATGTTGAGGCCAGGGCAGGTCTCCCTCCTGGGTCCTGATGCTGTCTCTGTTCTTGGCTCTGGCCTGGGCCTCAGCCCTGGCCCCAGCTCTGGCCTGGGCTCTGAACCTAGCTCCGTGCTGGGCTCCCTTCCTAATCCTGGCCCCAAAGCTCTCTCTGGCTCCGAATGTACCCCCACCCCTGATTCGGTCAAATCTTCTGACCCTAAGCCTGGTCCCAACACCAATCCTGACCTCGTGGCCAGCCCTGAGCACGGATCTGGTCCCAGCTCTGACCAGGATCCCGCCCCCAGCCCGGAGCCCAACCCTGAATCTCACCCTGATCCCTGCTCTCCCACCCACGACACTGTCAGTCCGGCCCTCCCTACTGGCGAGAGTCCCGAGTGGGCGCAGGAGCAAGGGGCTCTGCTGGGGCCGGATGGCTGA